A stretch of DNA from Catenulispora acidiphila DSM 44928:
GGTGCGGCGCTCAGCGCGGCGTGAGCACGAACAGCGGGATTTCCCGGTCGGTCTTGGTCTGGTAGGCGGCGTAGTCCGGCCAGGCCTCGGTGGCGCGCGCCCACCACTGCGCCTTCTCCTCGCCGGTCGCCTCGTGCGCGACGTACTCCTTCTTCGTCGCGCCGTCCTGGAGCTCGACCTCCGGGTTGGCCACGATGTTGTAGTACCAGACCGGGTGCTTTGGCGCGCCGCCCAGGGAGGCGACGACGGCGTAGGTGCCGTCGTGCTCGACCCGCATCAACGGGGTCTTGCGAGTCTTGCCGGTCTTGGCCCCGGTCGTGGTCAGGATGATGATCGGCCGGCCCTTCATGGTGTTGCCCTCGGTGCCGCCGGAGGACTCGTACAAGTCAACGGTCTCACGCACGTAGTCGGCGGGGCTGGGGGCGTATTCGGAGTCTGTTGCCATGATCCTCAGTCAACTCCAAACCCGGTGACTTGTCGCGGCGGCATGCGGGAGGATCAGGCCATGACGGTGAAGTATTTGTTCTTCTGGGGACACACGCCGAACAGGCCCGGGACGGTCGGCGCGGAGTGCCTGAGCCAGTGGTACCCGGCGCCGTTCGAAGTGGACGGCCTCCGCTTCGCCACCGCAGAGCACTCCATGATGTGGGGCAAGGCGCAGCTGTTCGGGGACGAGCAGGCGGCGGCGCGGATCGTGGCTGCCGGGCACCCCAAAGAGGCGAAGGACCTCGGGCGGACGATCAGGAAGTTCGACGAGGACACCTGGGTCGCCGAACGGGTGGCGATCGTGACGGCGGGCAACGTGGAGAAGTTCCGGCAGAACCCGGACTTGCTCGCCTTCCTGCTCACGACCGGGGAGCGCGTGCTGGTCGAGGCCAGCCCGATGGACCGGATCTGGGGCATCGGGCTGGCCTCGGACGACGAGCGGGCCCAGGATCCGGCGCGCTGGCGCGGGCTGAACCTGCTCGGGGAGGCGCTGATGGCGGCTCGGAAGACATTGCGGGGCGAGTGAGTACACCCGCCCCGCAATCACTGCGCTCGTTGCTTCAGCTGTTTTAAGCGTCCCGCAGCCGCAGCGTCAGGCCGCCGAGTCCGAGTGCGCCGAGCGCCCACAGCGTCAGCACCCCGATCCCCTGCCAGGGTGACAGCGGCTGGCTGGCCAGGTCGATCGTGCCCTGCACGTCCAGCCCGGCCTGCATCGGCGCGATCTGCAGGGCGTGGCGGTGCCAGACCGGGTTCGTGATGACCTGGATCAGCACCGGGAACAGGTACAGCAGTCCCAGTACCGCCCCGACCGCGGCGGCCGAGTCCCGCAGCAGGGCCGTGACACCGACGCTGAGCAGCGCGACCAGCACCAGGTAGAGGACGGAGCCGAAGGAGGCGCGCAGGGTCGCGGCGGTGGCCAGATGGCGGTAGCCGTTGGCTGCCGTGAACCCGTTGCCGGGCAGCAGCACCAGCGCGACGAGCGCCGAGGCCGCCACCGCCAGCACTCCGGCGACCGCCGTCACAGCCGCGACCACCGCCGCCTTGGCCGCCAGC
This window harbors:
- a CDS encoding nitroreductase family deazaflavin-dependent oxidoreductase yields the protein MATDSEYAPSPADYVRETVDLYESSGGTEGNTMKGRPIIILTTTGAKTGKTRKTPLMRVEHDGTYAVVASLGGAPKHPVWYYNIVANPEVELQDGATKKEYVAHEATGEEKAQWWARATEAWPDYAAYQTKTDREIPLFVLTPR
- a CDS encoding NADAR family protein, producing the protein MTVKYLFFWGHTPNRPGTVGAECLSQWYPAPFEVDGLRFATAEHSMMWGKAQLFGDEQAAARIVAAGHPKEAKDLGRTIRKFDEDTWVAERVAIVTAGNVEKFRQNPDLLAFLLTTGERVLVEASPMDRIWGIGLASDDERAQDPARWRGLNLLGEALMAARKTLRGE
- a CDS encoding ABC transporter permease, with translation MSVPERRSAFADALHAEWTKLRTVSAPAWLLAAAVVLTVGLSAVSASTVTCDGVGCDEDPATVGLLGVLLGQAVVAVLAVLVVGEEYGTGMIRVTFAAMPRREVVLAAKAAVVAAVTAVAGVLAVAASALVALVLLPGNGFTAANGYRHLATAATLRASFGSVLYLVLVALLSVGVTALLRDSAAAVGAVLGLLYLFPVLIQVITNPVWHRHALQIAPMQAGLDVQGTIDLASQPLSPWQGIGVLTLWALGALGLGGLTLRLRDA